One uncultured Carboxylicivirga sp. genomic window, AACTTGGAATACTGGCACTTTGGCCTTTTGGCACAAAAGTAGGTTATAATCCTCAGGCTTCCGGATGCTTAAACACCATAATGAATGTGATCTGGCTGATATTCGGCGGGTTTATCATTGCACTGACCCACGTTTTTTGGGGAATAATACTTGCTATTACCATCATTGGAATTCCATTTGCCCGTCAGCATTTTAAACTGGCTGGTGTGGCATTAACACCTTTTGGAAGAACGATTAATTGATCGATTTTACGATGTGTCGATTCCCAATTGCAGTGTTTAATTGTTAATTTGCGGAATTGTTAAGTTGTATCATTTACAATTCAACAACTCAGCAGCTCGGCAATTAAACATTGTCTAATAAATTAATTGACACATTGATAATCGACTAATCGGCTACCGTGTATCGCCATGGTTTTAGCTTCCATTCATCCGGCGCATAATCAATCCCAATCCTGGGAGAGGTGGCATACTGTAACTTTTCTGAACCATTTTCTATCCACATTCTGGAAGATGTAATGATATTTTCACCATAAAATGTTTTGTCCAATTGAAGAGCTTTACCAACTCTGCCCGGGCCGTTAACATTTTTCAATCCTCTTATTAATACAGCTTGCGGATGATCTGTTGGGCCCGTTACAACATTCAATAACCAATACATACCGTAGATGAGATAAACATATACTACTCCTCCTTCAGCATACATCACTTCCGTTCTTGGAGTTCTGCCTTTTCGCGCATGACAGGCTTCATCTTCTTCCCCTCTGTAAGCTTCTGTTTCGGTGATTTGCCATTTTTCTGTTGTTCC contains:
- a CDS encoding YccF domain-containing protein; the encoded protein is MSFLGNIIWLLFGGFMIAIEYFISSLVMMFTIIGIPFGLQTMKLGILALWPFGTKVGYNPQASGCLNTIMNVIWLIFGGFIIALTHVFWGIILAITIIGIPFARQHFKLAGVALTPFGRTIN
- a CDS encoding DNA-3-methyladenine glycosylase — its product is MKLEHSYFRKDVLEVAPDLIGQILVRVFDDGTTEKWQITETEAYRGEEDEACHARKGRTPRTEVMYAEGGVVYVYLIYGMYWLLNVVTGPTDHPQAVLIRGLKNVNGPGRVGKALQLDKTFYGENIITSSRMWIENGSEKLQYATSPRIGIDYAPDEWKLKPWRYTVAD